The genomic interval CACGGTCATGACGCGCTCGACGCTCCTTCTCAGGATGTGACGCGCAGTCTGGCCGATCGTTTACGGGTTGTTAAGAAAGACGTTTCGTTAACATTAACGCGGCCCACAGGCTCGATGCCGAAAGCGGTCATCGAGCCCGGAGCGGTGTTGCCGGCCGAAACGAAGGCCGGCTCGCGGAGTCAGGCGTCTTCTTCGAGATCGATGTCGAGGATCGCCATGCGGAAGGTGAAGGAATCGTCGCCGTCTTCCTTGTCGTCGGCGAGGACGCCGATCGACTCGTCGCCGATGAACACCTCGGCGGAATCACCAGTCTTCATCGCCACGACGCGGATGCTGGCATTGGCGAACTTGC from Methylobacterium sp. AMS5 carries:
- a CDS encoding DUF3126 family protein; the encoded protein is MTKTEVAKLQDYLRRKFANASIRVVAMKTGDSAEVFIGDESIGVLADDKEDGDDSFTFRMAILDIDLEEDA